The Marivirga tractuosa DSM 4126 genome contains the following window.
ATAATCATGATGACAACCAATATCCAATATACAATTCTTAAAATCTTTGTAAATTCCATTTCCTCTACTTTAATAATTCATAAGCTGCTTCTACATAGGTAAAAACATCATTTGGATGTTCATCTGTGTAAAGTTTACTTCTACTTTTTCCTAATCTTACTACCACAGCATTTTTATCTTTCAAAACAAAGATGTATTGTCCTAAAATGCCTCTTGCATAAGGAATTTGCTTGCCCTTATAATTCAAAATCCACCACTGATAACCATAATGAGGAATAAGTTCTCCTGATCTGATCAATCGAGCAGGCATAGTGGCCATTTCAATATATTCAGCTGGAACTACTTGCTCCCCATTCCACTTTCCTTTGTTCAAAACTAACTGACCAATTCTGGCAAAGTCTCTGGCCGTGCTATTAAAACAACAAAATGCTTTTTCCATTCCTCCTGCTCTGTCCAAGCTCCAAAGCGCATCTTGCTCAGCCCCTATTTTTCTCCATAAGCGGTTGGTAGCATAGTCGCTTATAGATTGACCAGTAGCTGATTCTAGCACTTCCGCTAAAATTTGTGTATTGATACTCTTATAAGCAAATTCTTGAGAAGGTTCACCTGAAACCTCCAATTCAGCCACTAAACTTTTTAAGTCATTTCCATAATAGGCATCCGTTGTTTTAGAAAAAGGACTCATATAAGCTTCGTTCCAATCAATGCCTGAACTCATGGTCAGCAAATTCTTTATCATGATCTTCGACTTTTCACCTTCTTGAAAAGATTCTAAAAAATCGGAAACAGGCTGAAATACGCTTTCGATTTTACCCTCTTCAATTGCAATTCCTATTAATAAACTTACTATGCTTTTGGCAGCAGAAAACGAATTGGAAATTTCAGTTTCATCATAGCCTAAATAATATTTTTCATAAAATAGAGCTGTATCTTTCACAACCAAAAATGCAGTAGTTTCATAAGACTCAAGCTCTTCTTGATAGGTCTGCCCCATTTCATATTGATTGTATTGAGGGGATTTTTCCCAGGCTTCAGGATTGCTGGCTGCTATAGTTCTATTCTCAAAAATTTCATAATCATCAATATTAGCAGTTAAATGAAGAAATGCCTTTTGTGCATAATTGGGTAAGAAGAAATAAATTATTCCTAACAATATAACTACCAAAATACTGTAGCCGCCAATCTTTTTCAACATAATTTTATTGCTTTGTTTCTAGACTCGATGTAAAAATAAGGTTTCAAAAATCATTTATTGGCATTAATGTAAAATGAATTTAAAAATCAACATTTCTCTGCTACCTTCGTAATCAATATGCTAATGATTTAAATAAAAAACCTAATCTAACTAATATGAAAAAAGGACTTTTAATTACCATAGGCGTAATAGTCGTTATTGTTTTTATACTTTATCGACTTTTTGCAGGTTCCTACAACAATATGGTGAATAAGGAAGAACAAGTGACGGGCGCATGGGCGCAAGTTGAAAATGTGTACCAAAGAAGAGCGGATTTAATTCCCAATTTGGTGAATACAGTGAAAGGATATGCTGATTTTGAGCAAGAAACTTTGCAAGGTGTAATTGAAGCACGATCTAAAGCAACAGGCGTAAACGTTAATGCTGATGATTTGAGTCCTGAAAAATTGGAACAATTTCAGCAAGCACAGCAAGGATTAAGTTCAGCTTTATCCCGACTGATGGTGGTAGTAGAAAGATATCCTGACCTGAAGGCAAATCAGAATTTCATTAAGCTTCAAGATCAACTGGAAGGAACTGAAAATAGAATTGCAGTAGAAAGAAGAAGGTTCAATGAAGTGACTCAGGAATACAATACCTACATTAGAAAGTTTCCACAAACGATGCTAGCGGGAATGTATGGCTTTGAAAAGAAAGGATATTTTGAAGCAGACGAAGGAGCTGATGAAGTGCCTGAAGTGACTTTTGACTAAAAACAATTTAACTTATAAAAAAAAGGCATATCGTCTCTCATTCTAGAAGGTGTTTTCTATTAATCCACCTACCCCCCTTGAAGGTGTTCTCACCTTCAAGATTCTGAGAGACTCAAGAGGCGTTCATTGCAAATTTTTGGGTGAAAACACACAAAAGTAGAAGAGTTTTAGCTTAACAGGATTTTGAATACATTAGGCTTCTGGGAGATTTTCAGAAGCCTTTATTTGTTTTTCCGCTGCATATCTTCTAATGATAAGCCGGTATATTCAATTTTATACTCTTTAAAATCTTTCAATAATTTCTCTGATTTACTTTCAAGCTTTTTTAAATCAATTTTCTTTTTATTAAGCTTCACCTCAGCTAAAATCATCTTTTTTTCTAGCTCATTTATGGCGATTAAATCAATTTCATTTAGATTCCCTTTTTCCCAGTAGTTACCTACCATTGAAAAATTGCCAGACTCCTCAAACTGCTGCCTAAAATACCGTTCCAGCATATGACCGCTGAAAGTATTAAAATCACGATTTACTATTTCTTTTACATAATCATAATTTCCTATTTCAATTGCACTTCTGTTTTTATAAATAAAACGAAACCAAAAATTTAGAAAATTATCTTTTATCTGATATTTGATTTTACGACTGTTTGGCTTTGCAAAAATCGGTTTTACTTTTTCAATAATCTGATATTCATTTTCTAGTCTATCTAAAAAACCTCCTATTGATCCTCCCAGTATAGACTCAATTTCAGTTCGGGATGTTTTGGAAGAAGCTATCAGGGTCAAAATCGAAAAATGAGTATGATAATCTTTTCCTAATTCATCTGTCAAAACATTTTTACCTTCATCTAGAAATAGAGAATTCTCTCTAAATATCTCATTTAAGATAGATTCTAAATCAAAAGCTTCTGCCATAATTAAGTTTTCAACATATTTAGCAACACCTCCAGTAAAAATATAGAATGGAAAAATATTTTGATACGATGCATTCTTCACTTGATCTTGCAGGATTTCCTGAAGCACATTAATCTTAAAAGGTTTTATGTTCATCCGAGCGGTAGCTCTTGAAAAAAGCGGTTCTTTTGAGTTTTCAAAAATGCGCTTCATTAAGGAATAGATAGAGCCACACAAAATTAAATTAATCTGACTTCCCTCTTTATTACTATCCCAAATATTTTGCATTTCACTCATGATTGAAGGATTTATAGATAGAAATTCTTGAAATTCATCAATTGCTAGCGTAAATGGAATTTCTTTAGAAATATCCATCAACCATGAAAAGAGCTGACTGAATTGGGTAATTTCACCATGAGGTTGTTTTTTTAGTTGAAATTGAATAAGTTCTAAAAATTCAGCACATAGAAGTTGCTCGGACTTTTTGGCAACAAAAAGATATACAGCAGTGGAATCTTGATCTATGCTTTTTTTAATCAAACTGGTTTTACCGATCCTTCTCCTTCCCACCATTACAGTCATCTGAGCATTAGTTAGTGACCGCTTTTTAATAAGTGCTAAGTTCTCTAGTTCTGATTCTCTATTGTAAAATCTCATGATTAATTTATTGTAATGCAAATTACGGTAATTTATATTACAATAAAAACAGTTAATTCTAATCAAACATCCGCACTTCTAACAAGTTGATATAATATGGAAATTCAAGAAAACACAGTGGTCACTTTATCCTATCATGTGCGAAAAAAAGATGAAGAAGGAGAATTGGTGGATTTCTCGGGACAATCCTATCCATTAAGGTTTTTATTCGGGACAGGCAAAATGCTCCCTTATTTTGAAGAGCAACTAAAAGGAAAAACTCATAATGAAACCTTCGCATTTAGGCTTCCTGCTGATTTTGCTTACGGCAAAAAAGATGAAAGCCTCATAAAAACAATTCCTATTGAAGAATTTACTGAAAAGGAAGGCTATACGAAAGAGACTTTGGAAGTAGGTGCTTACATTCGATATGAAAACAGTGAAGAATCTCAAAGCGGAAAAATCATAGATAAAAACAAAAAGGAAGTTAAAGTTGATTTTAATCATCCTCTTGCTGGGCAAGATCTTTTTTTTAAAGGAAATATAATCTCTGTCAGAAAAGCTTCTTTTGAGGAGATTGAAAGGCAGCACCATATTGAACCAGATGGTATTCGCTTTCAATAATTGTCATAATCAATAACAATTGCATTTCCTTACCGTATTCCTCTCAAGATTTATTATTTTTACATCATGGCAAAAGACGCATTTACCGAAGAGGAAAAGAAACAAATTGTAAACGCAATTAAAGAAGCGGAAAAAAACACATCAGGTGAAATCCAGGTTCATTTGGAAAATCATTGCAAGGAAGATGTGATGGATCATGCAGCCCATATTTTCAAAACCTTGAAAATGCACAAGACTGAATTGCGTAATGGGGTTCTGTTCTATATGGCCATCAAAGATCACAAATTTGCCATTTTAGGTGATGCAGGTATCAACAATAAAGTGCCTGAGCACTTCTGGGACGACATTAAAGAACATATGCTTTCCCATTTTAAAAATGGAGATTTAACTGCAGGATTGAGCGAAGGCATCAAAATGGCCGGAGAACAGCTGGCTTCCCATTTTCCATATCAGAAAGATGATGAGAATGAATTGCCTGATGAAATTTCATTCGGAAAGAATTGATTAATAAACCTCGCTAAAAATGCTAAGATCTATTCCACAAAAAATTAACATCCAAATCTAGTTAATACTAAAAAATCTCAATAGTTTTTTGAAATCGCCCCAAAACCCATACTTTTGGATTTAAAATAAAGAAAGAAAGAACCAAAGAAATCCCCAGACATTAAACTTCAACCAAAACCATACCTGATAGCGCGAGCTTCCAGCACCAAAATGTTAGCGCGAGCTTCTAGCTCGTGCTCCAAGTACATTTCAAAGCTAACGCACCTTGTGTGCTCATTATCAATTGCCATCATCTTATTAATACCAGCAACGGTATATTCCCAAAACGCCTCCAACCCTGTCCAAGTCACTTCCAACCTGATGACTCCTTATAGCCTGTACCTCTCAGACTACAGCGATGCAAGCCAAAAGAAGTGGAACATCCAGTTGTTGTTGAAGGATTTCACCAAGACCGATTATCAAGCAAAACTTCGAATCACCATAGAAGGGGCAGGAATTAGACTCAGAACCAGGCAAGGCTTCAGTCCTGGTCCAATCAGATTGAACCCCGGAATCCCCTACCAAGTGGATGCCACCGACCTGACCCAATACCTCAACATCCAAAATATGGAAGTCAGCGGCATTAATCGCAGCAAACTGGCCTCTACCCAGAAACTGCCAGAAGGCTTTTATCATTTTAAGATTGAGGTATTGGATTATAACAGAAACAATAGGGTCAGCAATATCGGTACTTCCATAGCGTGGCTGGTGCTCAACGATCCGCCATTGCTGAATCTTCCCTTTCAAGAAAAAATCCGCATACAAGACCCGCAGCAAGTACAGTTCCAATGGACGCCAAGACATACTTCCTCTCCCAACAGTGCCTTCGAAACCGAATATATCTTCAAGCTTTGGGAGATCTGGCCAGAAGGACGGGATGCCAACGAAGTGGCAAGGACAACCCGTCCACTGTTTGAAAGGAGAATCATGACTACCAGTTATTTTTATGGATTGAACGATGCCATGCTGATCCCGGGAAGGAGCTATGCCTGGCAGGTACAAGCTGTTAACCTTAACGGTAGGGATTTATTTAAAAACCAAGGCAAGAGCGAAGTGCGCTGGTTTAAATATGGGGATGAGTGCCTTCCTATTACCAATTTGGGGGCAGAGGCACTGGGCACCGACCGGATCCGCATCACTTGGGAAGGTGGCTGGAACCACAATCGTTATGTAGCCCAAATCAGAGAGAAAGGAGAAGAAAAATGGATCAACTATGGCACCAACATAGAAACCAAGGTGGTCTATGATCTACAAGCTAATACAGAATACCAGATTAGAGTATTGCCTAGTTGTGGTGCCCTAGAGGGAACGGCAGAAAACACCTTGACACTCTCCACTCCTGAACAGGATGTACAAGACTTAGATTGCGGAGCAGAATCTGATCTTCCTTTAATAGAGAACAGGGAGCCCATAGCACAACTAAACGCAGGTGACCAGATAACGGCAGCCGGCTTCACCGTCATCCTGACGGAAGTGATCAAAACAGGTGAAACCTATACAGGCATGGGGTTGATCGAAGTCCCGCTTTTCAACTCCGCAAGAGTGGAAGCAGTCCTGAATGATATCAAGGTAAACACTGACAAGCAATTGATAGGTGGGAATGTGGAAAGCACGCTCAATCCGAACGGTCCATTTATTTTAGATACGGATGAAGTGATTGAAGAACTCAGCGAAGAAGGAATAGGCGAACAGACAGAGAATGCGGATAGTAGTTTCGAGGAGCTACCCGACACCGATATCGATATAGAAGGAGAAATAGCGGATGTGGAATATGATGAAGAAGAGGGCACCATCACCGTGACCGATACGGAGGGCAATACCACTGAAATAGATCCAGAAACAGCAGATGAAAATGAAGATGGGGAAACTGTGCTAGAGGATGAAGAGGGGAATGTGTATGTGGTGGGTGATGATGGGGAGGTGAGTGGGCCTTATAATGACAATCCATCAAATCCGGATGCTGTACCTGAGGATGTTACGATCGATTACCTTGTCCAATTTAGTGCAAGCCCACAGCAGCAATATGGCTTTGATAGTAAACAGTATGAAACCTTAGCGGGAAATTATACCCAAACGACCCTCAATGGAGAGGCTTATTGGATGGCTTGGAAATCAATTTCCAGTGGAAGTGCAGACCCTGTGCTGGCTGAGGCAAAAGGAACGGATGAATTTCCAGAGGAGGTGGTTTTTAAAAACTTATCGACTAACCTTGGGTTTGCACCGGCAGAGGAAGCAAATGAAAAAAGTGTAAGCGTGCAAACGAGCACAGATGATGAAGAAGTAACCGCTTTTGTATTGCAAGAAAGAACCAATGCTGAAGGTGAAACCGAAGAAGAGCAAGTGACGGTAGGGAAGTTGAAGGTGAAGCAATACGATCTAATTAGCAATAAGGTAGTGATTGTTCCAGTGAATGATGCACAAGTTCCAGTTGCTTCCAGTCTTCAACAAGAACTAAATCAAATTTATGGACAAGCAGTAGCTAGTTGGGATTTAAACATAGCTGAACCTTACGAAGTAGGCTCAGAAGTGTTGGAGAGCTTAAATGAAGGAGAGAGTGGATGGCTGGCGAGCTTCCCGCAAAATATGCGGCAGTTTAATCGCGACTATAAGCGCAGTGTAGAATTTGATAATGATGCCTATTACCTCTTTATAATAAATGAAGAGGTAGCCGATATAGCCGGCTTTATGCCCTTTAAAAGACAGTATGGTTATATTTATTCCAGTAATACCAGCAATTTGAGTAAAACAATAGCTCATGAATTAGGACATGGTGCCTTTAGGTTATACCATACATTTAGTGATGAAGGCTACGTATCAGCAAAGAATACCACAGACAACCTAATGGATTACAAAGAAGAGGGCACCGACCTCTACAAACACCAATGGGACTTGGTTCATGATCCGGAGGCTATGGTGAGTTGGTTTGAGGATGATGAGGAGAGTGCGCATATATCAGATAATTTAGATGATAAATTTATTACTTTATTTGATAAAGTATATTCAAATAATAACTCAAGTAATTTAAACTATTTTAACTCCATAGTTAGTGGAATTAAT
Protein-coding sequences here:
- a CDS encoding serine hydrolase domain-containing protein; translation: MLKKIGGYSILVVILLGIIYFFLPNYAQKAFLHLTANIDDYEIFENRTIAASNPEAWEKSPQYNQYEMGQTYQEELESYETTAFLVVKDTALFYEKYYLGYDETEISNSFSAAKSIVSLLIGIAIEEGKIESVFQPVSDFLESFQEGEKSKIMIKNLLTMSSGIDWNEAYMSPFSKTTDAYYGNDLKSLVAELEVSGEPSQEFAYKSINTQILAEVLESATGQSISDYATNRLWRKIGAEQDALWSLDRAGGMEKAFCCFNSTARDFARIGQLVLNKGKWNGEQVVPAEYIEMATMPARLIRSGELIPHYGYQWWILNYKGKQIPYARGILGQYIFVLKDKNAVVVRLGKSRSKLYTDEHPNDVFTYVEAAYELLK
- a CDS encoding LemA family protein encodes the protein MKKGLLITIGVIVVIVFILYRLFAGSYNNMVNKEEQVTGAWAQVENVYQRRADLIPNLVNTVKGYADFEQETLQGVIEARSKATGVNVNADDLSPEKLEQFQQAQQGLSSALSRLMVVVERYPDLKANQNFIKLQDQLEGTENRIAVERRRFNEVTQEYNTYIRKFPQTMLAGMYGFEKKGYFEADEGADEVPEVTFD
- a CDS encoding ATP-binding protein; amino-acid sequence: MRFYNRESELENLALIKKRSLTNAQMTVMVGRRRIGKTSLIKKSIDQDSTAVYLFVAKKSEQLLCAEFLELIQFQLKKQPHGEITQFSQLFSWLMDISKEIPFTLAIDEFQEFLSINPSIMSEMQNIWDSNKEGSQINLILCGSIYSLMKRIFENSKEPLFSRATARMNIKPFKINVLQEILQDQVKNASYQNIFPFYIFTGGVAKYVENLIMAEAFDLESILNEIFRENSLFLDEGKNVLTDELGKDYHTHFSILTLIASSKTSRTEIESILGGSIGGFLDRLENEYQIIEKVKPIFAKPNSRKIKYQIKDNFLNFWFRFIYKNRSAIEIGNYDYVKEIVNRDFNTFSGHMLERYFRQQFEESGNFSMVGNYWEKGNLNEIDLIAINELEKKMILAEVKLNKKKIDLKKLESKSEKLLKDFKEYKIEYTGLSLEDMQRKNK
- a CDS encoding FKBP-type peptidyl-prolyl cis-trans isomerase codes for the protein MEIQENTVVTLSYHVRKKDEEGELVDFSGQSYPLRFLFGTGKMLPYFEEQLKGKTHNETFAFRLPADFAYGKKDESLIKTIPIEEFTEKEGYTKETLEVGAYIRYENSEESQSGKIIDKNKKEVKVDFNHPLAGQDLFFKGNIISVRKASFEEIERQHHIEPDGIRFQ
- a CDS encoding TPM domain-containing protein codes for the protein MAKDAFTEEEKKQIVNAIKEAEKNTSGEIQVHLENHCKEDVMDHAAHIFKTLKMHKTELRNGVLFYMAIKDHKFAILGDAGINNKVPEHFWDDIKEHMLSHFKNGDLTAGLSEGIKMAGEQLASHFPYQKDDENELPDEISFGKN
- a CDS encoding fibronectin type III domain-containing protein, which codes for MCSLSIAIILLIPATVYSQNASNPVQVTSNLMTPYSLYLSDYSDASQKKWNIQLLLKDFTKTDYQAKLRITIEGAGIRLRTRQGFSPGPIRLNPGIPYQVDATDLTQYLNIQNMEVSGINRSKLASTQKLPEGFYHFKIEVLDYNRNNRVSNIGTSIAWLVLNDPPLLNLPFQEKIRIQDPQQVQFQWTPRHTSSPNSAFETEYIFKLWEIWPEGRDANEVARTTRPLFERRIMTTSYFYGLNDAMLIPGRSYAWQVQAVNLNGRDLFKNQGKSEVRWFKYGDECLPITNLGAEALGTDRIRITWEGGWNHNRYVAQIREKGEEKWINYGTNIETKVVYDLQANTEYQIRVLPSCGALEGTAENTLTLSTPEQDVQDLDCGAESDLPLIENREPIAQLNAGDQITAAGFTVILTEVIKTGETYTGMGLIEVPLFNSARVEAVLNDIKVNTDKQLIGGNVESTLNPNGPFILDTDEVIEELSEEGIGEQTENADSSFEELPDTDIDIEGEIADVEYDEEEGTITVTDTEGNTTEIDPETADENEDGETVLEDEEGNVYVVGDDGEVSGPYNDNPSNPDAVPEDVTIDYLVQFSASPQQQYGFDSKQYETLAGNYTQTTLNGEAYWMAWKSISSGSADPVLAEAKGTDEFPEEVVFKNLSTNLGFAPAEEANEKSVSVQTSTDDEEVTAFVLQERTNAEGETEEEQVTVGKLKVKQYDLISNKVVIVPVNDAQVPVASSLQQELNQIYGQAVASWDLNIAEPYEVGSEVLESLNEGESGWLASFPQNMRQFNRDYKRSVEFDNDAYYLFIINEEVADIAGFMPFKRQYGYIYSSNTSNLSKTIAHELGHGAFRLYHTFSDEGYVSAKNTTDNLMDYKEEGTDLYKHQWDLVHDPEAMVSWFEDDEESAHISDNLDDKFITLFDKVYSNNNSSNLNYFNSIVSGINNGETANIQIEFKKSEIEGLNEEDIGWIENWEIRMRKSPDVLKDIIEAIRETGNGKRISNIIAQKNKVYIVKAIYNEVEYNVAIYGNASATSMNNVFTKVVVNKMSDLALSENRKHLYVDSNERKDYWIIGLLEEGKTEPSLIIQICRKYDNLEAEKWLRFLNILFPQLDNSDSFDWMDDIDLSSSPISDDVLSGIEENLNKINDRRNKSIYGINTLKEYGDGDVYFGTDLGSPTFSGTDFEKIVKKEIFNELNNEGSYSAINTYDNEHFTWGKGFAVTGDLMKVIKNLIENEYIDYDQIFANVGIKIVDGKFWVLNKEGAWLKDSPPNYQAADYIARDNRLLSFFIELAEKSDYSQDIINAQYEAVNDGGAGDYPDYILNEDKSDYSDNWNHESVTVISHLSHWAGYRWHEGQDRYKDTKGDLDKILYKYLYNTLKNYSVMRSGSIIQTNIYRWNNNYNVLRNLDHWGNPKSCGINKINETWTSHEIDLKFEEDVDNILRAKKSNENKFIKNSEIVIIEADSKFLIITEDANSILYEDFEAKD